The proteins below come from a single Halomonas binhaiensis genomic window:
- a CDS encoding Gfo/Idh/MocA family oxidoreductase — protein MSLNNSVNVALIGAGRIGSFHAESVVYRLADANLAAIADPAPGTANQLAEKLGCSFATTDPKTVLSDPDIHAVIIATPARYHSNLVAAAAEAGKAVFCEKPMALTIEEANRAIDAAKSANVPLQVGFNRRWDKAFSEGHEAIANGQVGTPQLLRSLTRDPGPFGADPARIPNWTIFYETLIHDFDTLLWLNIGAKPVEVYAVADALIRPDFKEAGHLDTAVVTIRFDNGAIAVADANFSALYGYDVRGEVFGSEGMVTMGDARRSSMTLFNSQGVSCDTFRLDAHHFLDAYTAQLASFINTVRTGEVKGPGGEDARSALKIALACIQSVKIKAPVSLG, from the coding sequence ATGTCACTCAACAATTCCGTCAATGTCGCTTTGATTGGAGCTGGCCGTATTGGCTCCTTCCATGCTGAAAGCGTGGTATACCGTTTAGCTGATGCCAATCTGGCTGCAATCGCTGACCCTGCTCCAGGAACAGCCAATCAGCTTGCGGAAAAACTGGGATGTTCGTTTGCCACGACCGACCCGAAAACAGTGCTTTCTGATCCTGATATTCATGCTGTCATTATCGCGACACCTGCTCGTTACCATAGCAACCTTGTTGCTGCAGCAGCCGAAGCTGGAAAGGCAGTGTTCTGTGAAAAGCCGATGGCACTTACGATTGAGGAAGCCAACCGGGCCATAGATGCAGCAAAATCAGCGAATGTTCCTCTGCAAGTAGGATTCAACCGGCGTTGGGACAAGGCATTTTCTGAAGGGCACGAGGCCATCGCCAATGGCCAAGTAGGTACACCTCAGCTATTGCGTTCCCTAACCCGAGACCCTGGCCCATTTGGTGCTGATCCAGCAAGAATTCCAAACTGGACCATCTTCTATGAAACCCTGATCCACGACTTCGATACCTTGCTTTGGCTTAATATCGGTGCCAAGCCTGTTGAGGTTTATGCTGTTGCCGATGCATTGATTCGTCCTGATTTCAAGGAAGCAGGCCACCTGGATACGGCCGTTGTCACTATCCGCTTCGATAACGGTGCTATTGCTGTGGCCGATGCCAACTTCAGCGCACTTTACGGATACGATGTGCGAGGGGAGGTATTTGGCTCGGAAGGAATGGTAACGATGGGGGATGCTCGACGTTCGAGCATGACATTGTTCAATTCCCAGGGGGTCTCATGCGATACCTTTCGCCTGGATGCGCACCATTTTCTCGATGCCTATACAGCCCAACTTGCATCCTTCATCAACACCGTAAGAACCGGCGAGGTAAAAGGACCTGGTGGAGAAGATGCCCGTTCAGCCCTGAAAATTGCACTGGCATGCATCCAGTCAGTCAAGATCAAAGCCCCTGTAAGCCTGGGTTGA
- a CDS encoding (2Fe-2S)-binding protein: MITLNINGQAQEVDVEGDTPLLWVLRDTLQLTGTKFGCGMSLCGACTVHVDGKATRSCMLPVSAAVDKEIVTIESIGDSRVGEAVQEAWQRLDVVQCGYCQSGQVMSAVALLEENRAPSDEDIDNAMGGNVCRCATYVRIRAAIHEAAESLA; this comes from the coding sequence ATGATCACACTTAATATCAACGGCCAGGCGCAGGAAGTCGATGTCGAAGGCGATACGCCCTTGTTATGGGTATTGCGCGACACGCTCCAGCTCACTGGTACCAAATTTGGCTGTGGGATGTCGCTGTGTGGGGCTTGCACTGTCCATGTGGATGGCAAGGCGACGCGTTCATGCATGCTGCCGGTATCCGCAGCAGTCGACAAGGAAATCGTGACCATCGAAAGCATCGGCGATAGCCGGGTCGGCGAGGCGGTACAGGAGGCATGGCAGCGCCTTGATGTGGTGCAGTGCGGATATTGCCAGTCCGGCCAGGTCATGAGTGCCGTTGCGTTGCTGGAAGAGAACAGGGCGCCATCGGACGAGGATATCGACAACGCCATGGGCGGCAATGTCTGTCGCTGTGCCACCTATGTACGCATTCGGGCCGCGATTCATGAAGCGGCCGAGTCGCTGGCCTGA
- a CDS encoding LysR family transcriptional regulator — MSRENFNDLHAFLMVAEKGSFTRAAAELGVSQSALSHTIRGLEERLGIRLLARTTRSVSPTEAGERLIQSLGPCFEEIQFGLSSLSELRDTPSGTIRITTSGLAADTILLPKLTPFLAEYPDIQVELKIDDGLSDIVTERLDAGVRLGEQVAKDMIATRIGPDIRLIVVATPDYFSRHPEPGTLRDLTRHNCINFRFPTHGGLYAWEFEQDGREFNVQVSGQLVVNNSQQILTAILNGIGLGFLPEDMVRPHIDSGRLVQVLDEWCLPFPGFHLYYPNRRQASPAFSLLVETLRYRD, encoded by the coding sequence ATGTCTCGCGAGAACTTCAACGACCTTCACGCATTCCTGATGGTGGCAGAAAAAGGCAGCTTCACCCGAGCAGCGGCTGAACTTGGCGTCTCCCAATCGGCATTGAGTCACACTATCCGTGGTCTAGAAGAAAGGCTGGGAATTCGCCTATTGGCACGCACGACGCGCAGCGTCTCTCCAACTGAGGCCGGCGAACGCCTGATCCAAAGCCTGGGGCCCTGCTTCGAAGAGATTCAATTCGGGCTATCTTCCTTGAGCGAGCTACGCGACACGCCTTCCGGCACTATCCGCATCACCACCAGCGGCCTGGCAGCCGACACTATCCTGCTGCCCAAGCTGACGCCATTTCTTGCTGAGTATCCCGACATCCAGGTCGAGTTGAAGATTGACGATGGCCTGAGCGATATCGTCACCGAGCGCCTCGATGCTGGCGTGCGTCTCGGCGAGCAGGTGGCCAAGGATATGATTGCAACCCGCATCGGGCCGGATATACGCCTGATCGTGGTGGCCACTCCCGACTATTTCTCACGCCACCCTGAACCAGGAACGCTCCGTGACTTGACCCGACACAATTGCATCAATTTTCGCTTTCCCACTCATGGTGGCCTGTATGCCTGGGAATTCGAGCAGGACGGTCGAGAGTTCAACGTCCAGGTCAGCGGCCAGCTCGTCGTCAATAACTCGCAGCAGATACTGACAGCCATCCTGAACGGAATCGGCCTGGGCTTCCTACCAGAGGATATGGTGCGTCCGCATATTGATAGCGGACGCCTCGTTCAGGTCCTGGACGAATGGTGCCTGCCTTTCCCGGGATTCCACCTCTATTACCCGAATCGCCGTCAAGCGTCTCCCGCCTTCTCGCTGCTGGTCGAAACACTGCGCTATCGCGACTGA
- a CDS encoding XdhC family protein, with translation MQHLDLQVIEQVLSWARNGETVWLCTVLATYGSSPRAPGSLLAVRGDGRHVGSLSGGCVEEDFLARLQGGEFDTPITVLRYGEGGIDGTGIALPCGGILDVLVERLAPEAETLVHLEVLLATLQGQRPLARRVDLASGARHFVEDDGIGPQVIHDTERSAVQIRLAPVARLIIAGISPVSSFCAQFAQGLGFEVIVCDPREEMLENFVVQGVEVRPELPSRYIAAGGCHAATAIVALTHDPRIDDLAMIEAVRTSAFYIGVMGSLRTSGKRAERLRRSGGLSDDDIARIHMPIGLDLGSKTPAEIALSVMADILRVQRGKARDEL, from the coding sequence ATGCAGCATCTCGACCTTCAAGTCATCGAGCAGGTCCTGAGCTGGGCGCGCAATGGCGAGACAGTGTGGCTATGTACGGTGCTGGCCACTTATGGCTCCTCGCCGCGTGCCCCGGGGTCACTGTTGGCGGTGCGCGGTGATGGACGGCACGTCGGTTCGCTGTCGGGAGGTTGCGTCGAGGAAGACTTCCTGGCCCGGCTGCAGGGTGGCGAGTTCGATACGCCCATCACTGTACTGCGCTATGGCGAGGGTGGCATCGATGGAACCGGGATTGCGCTGCCTTGTGGCGGAATCCTGGATGTGCTGGTCGAGCGCCTGGCACCGGAAGCCGAAACCCTGGTGCACCTGGAGGTGCTGCTGGCCACTCTGCAAGGCCAACGGCCTCTGGCTCGTCGGGTCGACCTGGCCAGCGGAGCTCGGCACTTCGTGGAAGATGATGGCATTGGGCCGCAGGTGATCCATGATACTGAGCGCAGTGCCGTGCAGATCCGTCTGGCGCCAGTGGCGCGTCTGATCATTGCCGGTATCTCACCGGTCTCGTCGTTCTGCGCCCAGTTCGCCCAGGGCCTGGGCTTTGAGGTGATCGTCTGCGATCCCCGCGAAGAGATGCTGGAAAATTTCGTTGTCCAGGGCGTCGAGGTGCGCCCTGAACTGCCTTCACGTTACATCGCGGCAGGAGGTTGTCATGCTGCCACTGCCATCGTCGCCCTGACTCATGACCCGAGGATCGATGATCTGGCGATGATAGAAGCCGTGCGTACCTCAGCCTTCTACATCGGAGTAATGGGCTCTCTGCGCACTTCCGGAAAACGTGCTGAACGCCTGCGTCGCTCCGGAGGGTTGAGTGACGACGACATCGCCAGGATACATATGCCCATCGGCCTGGATCTTGGCAGCAAGACCCCCGCCGAGATAGCCCTGTCCGTCATGGCCGACATTCTGCGTGTCCAGCGCGGCAAGGCACGCGATGAGCTTTGA
- a CDS encoding xanthine dehydrogenase family protein molybdopterin-binding subunit — MTRHIENESRRRFLKGTAGLTLALYMPWSMAQGTGSDGTNGAADAQDFEPNAFLRIDEDNNVTVIAKHLEMGQGTYTGLATLVAEELDADWSQVQVESAPADVSRYNNLHWGPNQGTGGSSAIANSWEQLRQAGAVARAMLVTAAAQQWQVPAEEITVEKGVVKHSASNNEASFGELVGAAAELPVPSDVALKDPADFTLIGQHIPRQDSADKSTGRAVFTQDIHLPDMLTAVVAHPPRFGAKVGSFDATKTREVKGVVDVVEIPSGVAVLARDTWSAKKGRDALSVEWDEADAFTLGSEQILERFQALAESPGTLAEQRGDVEATLAEAAQTLDAAYDMPYLAHAAMEPLNCVIQLTDEGCEVWNGDQMQTYDQSVLAELFGLEPQQVRINTLYAGGSFGRRAAKKADYILETAHIVKAIDGRAPVKLVWLREDDMRAGNYRPMFHHRLWAGLDEQGQLVGWRHRLVGQSVAAGSPFEGMIQDDIDPTSVEGASNLPYAIANFQVELHTPEDIGVPVQWWRSVGSSHTAFSTECFIDELATETERDPVAWRLEMLAEHPRHAAVLKLAAEKAGWESPLAESEEAGSEETEREEGEKRGRGVAVHESFNSYVAQVAEVSVSSDGQVRVDRVVCAVDCGIAVNPDVVKAQVEGSIGFALTAVLYGEITLTEGKVDQSNFHDYQPLRIGAMPSIEVHIVPSAEAPTGIGEPPVPPLAPAVANAIFAATGKRIRRLPLGDQLAS; from the coding sequence ATGACCCGACACATCGAGAACGAAAGTCGTCGACGCTTCCTGAAGGGTACGGCGGGGCTCACCTTGGCACTTTATATGCCCTGGAGCATGGCGCAAGGTACCGGCTCTGACGGCACTAATGGTGCAGCAGACGCTCAGGATTTCGAGCCCAATGCCTTTCTGCGCATTGACGAGGATAACAACGTCACCGTGATCGCCAAGCATCTGGAGATGGGGCAGGGCACCTACACAGGGCTCGCCACGCTGGTGGCCGAGGAGCTCGATGCCGACTGGTCCCAGGTCCAGGTCGAAAGCGCACCTGCGGATGTCAGTCGCTACAACAATCTTCACTGGGGGCCGAACCAGGGCACCGGTGGCAGTAGTGCCATCGCCAATTCCTGGGAGCAACTGCGTCAGGCCGGGGCGGTTGCCCGTGCCATGCTGGTAACGGCAGCGGCACAGCAGTGGCAAGTGCCTGCCGAAGAGATCACTGTCGAGAAAGGCGTGGTAAAGCACTCGGCCTCGAATAATGAAGCGAGCTTTGGAGAGCTTGTCGGCGCTGCTGCCGAGCTGCCGGTGCCGTCCGATGTGGCCCTCAAGGACCCTGCCGATTTCACCTTGATCGGTCAGCATATTCCGCGCCAGGACAGCGCAGACAAGAGCACGGGGCGTGCGGTGTTCACCCAGGATATCCATTTGCCCGACATGCTCACGGCGGTGGTGGCGCATCCGCCGCGCTTCGGTGCCAAGGTAGGTTCCTTCGATGCGACAAAAACTCGTGAGGTAAAAGGCGTTGTCGATGTGGTCGAGATTCCTTCCGGGGTAGCGGTATTGGCCCGTGACACCTGGAGTGCCAAGAAGGGGCGCGATGCATTGAGCGTCGAATGGGACGAGGCCGATGCCTTCACTCTCGGTTCCGAACAGATCCTCGAACGCTTCCAGGCGTTGGCCGAGTCGCCGGGTACGCTGGCGGAGCAGCGAGGTGATGTCGAAGCAACGCTCGCTGAAGCGGCACAGACGCTGGATGCGGCCTATGACATGCCTTATCTGGCTCATGCCGCCATGGAGCCGCTGAACTGCGTGATTCAGCTTACGGATGAGGGTTGTGAGGTCTGGAATGGCGACCAGATGCAGACCTATGACCAAAGCGTTCTGGCAGAGCTGTTCGGGCTGGAACCGCAGCAGGTGCGTATCAATACGCTCTATGCCGGCGGCAGTTTCGGGCGGCGTGCGGCCAAGAAAGCGGATTACATTCTCGAAACGGCGCATATCGTCAAGGCCATCGATGGCCGGGCACCGGTCAAACTGGTATGGCTGCGCGAAGATGACATGCGTGCCGGCAATTATCGCCCGATGTTCCATCATCGGCTGTGGGCGGGGCTGGACGAGCAAGGCCAACTGGTGGGCTGGCGTCATCGCCTGGTCGGACAATCTGTTGCCGCGGGTTCTCCCTTCGAGGGAATGATTCAGGACGACATCGACCCCACTTCTGTTGAAGGTGCTTCCAACCTGCCTTACGCCATTGCCAATTTTCAGGTGGAACTGCATACCCCGGAAGATATCGGTGTACCTGTGCAGTGGTGGCGTTCGGTGGGTTCGTCGCATACGGCTTTCTCGACGGAGTGCTTCATTGATGAGCTGGCGACCGAGACCGAACGGGATCCTGTTGCCTGGCGCCTTGAGATGCTGGCCGAGCATCCCCGCCATGCAGCCGTGTTGAAGCTCGCGGCAGAAAAGGCCGGGTGGGAGTCTCCGCTTGCTGAGAGTGAAGAAGCAGGGAGTGAAGAAACAGAGCGCGAAGAAGGCGAGAAGCGCGGTCGAGGCGTGGCAGTGCACGAGTCGTTCAACAGCTATGTCGCTCAGGTGGCGGAGGTCAGTGTCAGTAGCGATGGGCAGGTGCGCGTGGATCGAGTGGTCTGTGCAGTGGACTGCGGCATTGCCGTCAATCCCGACGTAGTGAAAGCACAGGTGGAAGGTTCGATCGGATTTGCCCTGACGGCTGTTCTGTACGGCGAGATCACGCTGACGGAAGGCAAGGTGGATCAATCGAACTTCCATGACTACCAACCGCTGCGCATCGGTGCGATGCCGAGTATCGAGGTGCATATCGTGCCCTCGGCAGAGGCGCCCACCGGGATCGGTGAGCCACCGGTTCCACCTTTGGCGCCGGCAGTCGCCAATGCGATCTTTGCCGCCACCGGCAAGCGCATTCGGCGTTTGCCGCTGGGTGACCAGCTGGCGAGCTGA
- a CDS encoding TIM barrel protein, with product MAPHEKQADQPFALAVCAEMVFRDLPVAERIKRIDALGFQVEIWDWTKHDLKMLAGSGATFSSMTGYVSGTLSDSGGAEELLRTAEQSIPVAKDLGIPRLNLHGTGLDGQGLPVKSSSKTTGAMWIKASQTLDRLADLGEKHGVTFVLENLNTEVDHPGVPFAKAQEVLELVASVNRPGLRMMLDLYHAQIGEGNLIDLIRRSAPYIGEVQVADVPGRCEPGTGEINYPAIARALHEVGYRGNVGLEGWASGDDELALDRFRKAFTYPFSAFL from the coding sequence ATGGCCCCACATGAGAAGCAAGCCGATCAACCTTTTGCGCTTGCTGTCTGCGCTGAGATGGTGTTTCGCGACCTGCCTGTCGCGGAGCGCATAAAACGAATCGATGCCCTTGGCTTTCAAGTCGAGATTTGGGATTGGACCAAGCATGATTTGAAAATGCTGGCTGGGAGCGGTGCAACCTTTTCGTCGATGACAGGGTATGTCTCTGGAACCCTGTCAGATAGCGGTGGTGCTGAAGAGCTTCTTCGCACAGCAGAACAGTCAATTCCAGTCGCCAAGGACCTGGGAATACCACGGCTCAATTTGCATGGCACGGGGCTTGATGGCCAAGGGCTGCCAGTCAAGTCATCGAGCAAGACGACGGGTGCCATGTGGATCAAGGCATCTCAGACGTTGGACCGGCTTGCGGATCTAGGCGAGAAGCATGGTGTCACTTTTGTGCTCGAAAACCTCAATACCGAGGTTGACCATCCTGGTGTTCCTTTTGCCAAGGCACAGGAAGTATTGGAGCTGGTCGCCAGTGTGAACCGGCCAGGACTTCGCATGATGCTGGACCTGTATCACGCACAGATTGGTGAGGGAAACTTGATCGACCTGATTCGCCGTAGTGCGCCATATATTGGTGAAGTCCAGGTCGCTGATGTGCCTGGTCGTTGTGAGCCTGGGACCGGTGAAATCAACTATCCGGCCATAGCGAGGGCTCTTCATGAGGTTGGCTATCGAGGCAATGTTGGCCTGGAGGGTTGGGCTTCCGGCGACGATGAACTCGCTCTTGACCGGTTCCGTAAAGCTTTCACCTACCCCTTTTCCGCCTTCCTCTGA
- a CDS encoding LacI family DNA-binding transcriptional regulator translates to MSDHSKKNTSRKVTANDVAEKAGVSKWTVSRAYTPGAYISPDSRKRVMKAAEELGYRPNLLARSLTKKRSGIVGLVVDEFTNLNILPVLDEITHQLQLKGFSTMLLNINADNGYAPALLRADQFQVDGVVFLGATLPDEFVHLIKEIRHIPLIVLYRDSNIPGVQVVTTDDYHAGKQIAELLLTQGHRRMGYMAGLPNGSTRLKRVEGFHAALDQHGLELELTLEAGSYQHQHGYEVLSKYLRTTRVDDQIDALFCENDSLAIGALDALRDHKNGSKIAIVGFDGIELGASSCYRLTSYRQPYERLAAEAVAQLERGDTEESRFIAPGQIVLRESHLKK, encoded by the coding sequence ATGAGCGACCACAGCAAAAAAAACACTTCCCGCAAGGTCACAGCGAACGACGTTGCCGAAAAAGCGGGCGTATCGAAGTGGACAGTATCGCGGGCCTATACGCCAGGCGCTTACATCTCCCCGGACAGCCGAAAACGCGTCATGAAGGCGGCCGAGGAACTGGGGTATCGCCCCAACCTGCTGGCTCGCAGTCTTACCAAAAAACGCTCAGGCATCGTCGGATTGGTGGTCGACGAATTCACCAACCTCAATATCCTGCCAGTACTGGATGAAATCACTCATCAACTGCAACTGAAGGGTTTCAGCACTATGCTGCTGAATATTAACGCCGATAATGGCTATGCTCCTGCGCTATTGCGGGCAGATCAGTTTCAGGTCGATGGGGTGGTTTTTCTTGGCGCAACATTACCGGATGAATTCGTTCACCTGATCAAAGAAATTCGCCATATTCCCCTGATTGTCCTCTATCGAGATAGCAACATTCCGGGCGTTCAGGTCGTCACTACCGATGACTATCATGCTGGGAAGCAAATTGCGGAGCTGCTGTTAACTCAGGGCCATCGACGGATGGGTTATATGGCCGGTCTTCCCAATGGTTCGACACGCTTGAAGCGGGTGGAAGGATTCCATGCTGCACTTGACCAGCACGGCCTGGAGCTGGAGTTGACACTTGAAGCGGGGTCCTATCAGCACCAACACGGCTATGAGGTGCTATCAAAATATTTACGCACTACCCGGGTCGATGACCAGATCGATGCACTGTTTTGCGAAAACGATAGCCTTGCCATTGGTGCACTGGATGCTCTCCGGGACCATAAAAATGGCTCAAAGATCGCCATCGTCGGCTTTGACGGTATCGAGCTAGGCGCTTCCAGCTGTTACAGGCTCACATCTTACCGGCAGCCATACGAGCGACTGGCCGCTGAGGCCGTGGCCCAGCTGGAGCGTGGAGATACTGAAGAAAGTCGGTTCATTGCACCAGGTCAAATCGTATTGAGAGAGTCTCACCTGAAGAAATGA